One Actinomycetota bacterium DNA segment encodes these proteins:
- the rsmG gene encoding 16S rRNA (guanine(527)-N(7))-methyltransferase RsmG, which translates to MMTLDLEKLKKGASVFGLLLSQKQLELFDIFAAALLEGNKRANLVGAPDAETLLSHHLLDSLSCLIAIPENCLRTIDVGSGAGLPGLPLAIARPDMSVTLLDSSVKRSAFVREVIARLGLRNAEVVCARAEDAGRDQSLREGYDCVVARAVAPLPTLVEYALPFLRSGGTFVAQRGPKAAEESDSAGFAITELNGLLKAVTKVDVPLVSAERYLVEIEKTGPTPARYPRRCGVPLKRPLTGS; encoded by the coding sequence ATGATGACACTAGACCTTGAAAAACTGAAAAAAGGGGCAAGCGTTTTTGGGCTTTTACTCAGCCAAAAACAACTGGAATTATTTGACATATTTGCTGCCGCGCTTCTGGAGGGCAACAAGAGAGCCAATTTAGTCGGGGCCCCAGACGCCGAAACGTTGCTGTCGCACCATCTTCTGGACAGCCTAAGTTGTCTGATTGCGATACCGGAGAATTGTCTTCGAACGATAGATGTCGGCTCGGGAGCGGGATTGCCTGGTTTGCCGCTGGCCATCGCCCGTCCCGATATGTCTGTAACCTTGCTCGATTCGTCGGTTAAGCGTTCGGCTTTCGTCCGGGAGGTCATTGCCCGGCTCGGCTTGAGGAACGCGGAGGTTGTTTGCGCCAGGGCGGAAGACGCCGGACGCGATCAATCCCTGCGCGAGGGATACGACTGTGTTGTCGCGCGAGCGGTCGCGCCATTGCCGACGTTGGTTGAATACGCCCTGCCTTTTCTAAGGTCAGGCGGGACGTTTGTCGCTCAACGCGGGCCAAAAGCGGCGGAGGAATCAGATTCGGCCGGCTTCGCGATAACCGAGCTGAACGGCCTGCTCAAAGCGGTGACCAAGGTAGATGTGCCGCTCGTGTCGGCTGAGCGTTATTTAGTGGAAATAGAAAAAACCGGGCCGACGCCCGCCAGATATCCTCGGCGGTGCGGCGTACCCCTGAAACGTCCTTTGACGGGGAGCTAG
- the mnmG gene encoding tRNA uridine-5-carboxymethylaminomethyl(34) synthesis enzyme MnmG, which translates to MMKNGSPNNYDVVVIGAGHAGCEAALAAAKTGARTALITLSLGHIALMPCNPSIGGIGKGQLVREIDALGGAMGLLIDQTSLQIKKLNGSKGPAVQALRAQADKALYAAGMRRLLEAAAGLTLIEGEAAELIVGTNRVHSLVLSNGDRLIAKAVVVTAGTFLHGRLIMGDQTEPGGRTGEAPAEKLGDSLRRAGLDLGRFQTATPPRVFRKSVDFAAMKIEPGSAEPLHFSFLSPAVQPLQIPCHLTHTTPGTHEFIRQNIEFSPIKSGAVTEHGPRNCPSIDRKVLNFPDKATHPVFVEPEGLDSEEMYLQGLTTAMPAEIQTGIVRTVPGLERAVIARPGYAVAYDYVLPDQLTSALEVKAVRGLFTAGQVNGTTGYEEAAAQGLLAGLNAARCARAEEPLIIGRDEAYIGVLIDDLVTKGVAEPYRVYTSRAEFRLMLRSDNADLRLTPLGEKAGLVTPERRARFRRREAEIKELEEALLKVRVSPSPGLNGMLEQRGGGPIKQAVAAETLLKRPGVTLADLVPFCPFISEYEDDVRVTSEVGIKYSGYVKRELDRVSKHRRLEGKRLPDDLDYHQLSGLSFEARERLNRVSPRSLGQAARVSGVSPADISLLMVHLERINTDDDTRP; encoded by the coding sequence ATGATGAAAAACGGAAGCCCGAACAACTATGATGTGGTCGTTATTGGCGCAGGCCACGCCGGATGTGAAGCAGCCTTAGCGGCAGCTAAAACGGGTGCGCGAACAGCCTTGATCACCCTGTCGTTGGGCCACATCGCCCTCATGCCCTGTAACCCCTCTATCGGCGGCATCGGCAAGGGGCAACTTGTCCGGGAGATAGACGCCCTTGGCGGCGCCATGGGCTTGTTGATCGACCAGACGTCACTGCAGATCAAGAAGCTGAATGGCAGCAAAGGACCGGCTGTTCAGGCGCTTCGCGCCCAGGCTGATAAGGCACTCTACGCAGCCGGCATGAGGCGCCTTTTGGAGGCCGCCGCCGGGTTAACGTTGATCGAGGGCGAAGCGGCCGAGCTGATTGTCGGGACCAACCGCGTTCATAGCCTGGTGCTATCAAACGGAGACCGCCTGATCGCCAAGGCGGTTGTGGTTACGGCCGGGACGTTTCTTCACGGCCGGCTTATCATGGGAGACCAAACGGAACCCGGCGGACGAACGGGCGAGGCGCCGGCCGAGAAGCTGGGCGACTCGCTACGCCGGGCAGGACTTGACCTGGGGCGGTTTCAAACCGCTACGCCGCCCCGCGTGTTCCGCAAATCGGTCGATTTCGCGGCGATGAAAATCGAGCCGGGAAGCGCCGAGCCGCTCCACTTTTCGTTTCTTTCGCCGGCTGTCCAGCCTTTGCAGATTCCTTGCCACTTAACCCATACGACGCCCGGAACACACGAGTTTATCAGGCAAAACATCGAGTTTTCGCCGATAAAATCGGGGGCCGTTACCGAGCACGGACCCCGGAACTGCCCGTCCATAGACAGAAAGGTACTGAACTTTCCCGACAAGGCGACCCATCCGGTCTTCGTCGAACCCGAGGGTTTGGATTCCGAGGAGATGTATCTACAGGGTCTGACGACGGCCATGCCCGCCGAGATCCAGACGGGCATCGTCAGGACGGTCCCGGGGCTTGAGCGGGCTGTTATCGCCCGACCCGGCTACGCGGTCGCCTACGACTATGTTTTACCCGATCAACTGACGTCTGCTCTGGAGGTCAAGGCGGTTCGCGGTTTGTTTACAGCCGGGCAGGTCAACGGCACGACCGGTTACGAGGAAGCAGCCGCCCAAGGTCTGTTGGCCGGACTCAACGCAGCCCGGTGTGCCCGGGCTGAGGAACCCCTGATTATCGGTCGGGACGAGGCCTATATTGGCGTACTGATCGACGACTTGGTGACCAAAGGCGTAGCCGAACCGTATCGCGTCTATACCTCGCGAGCCGAGTTTCGTCTGATGCTGCGCAGCGACAACGCCGACCTCCGCTTGACCCCCTTGGGCGAGAAAGCCGGCCTGGTCACGCCCGAACGGCGGGCCAGGTTCAGGCGTCGGGAAGCCGAGATCAAAGAGCTGGAAGAGGCCTTGCTAAAGGTCCGCGTCTCTCCTTCTCCGGGGCTCAACGGGATGTTGGAACAGCGCGGCGGAGGTCCGATCAAGCAAGCAGTGGCCGCCGAGACGCTTCTGAAGCGGCCCGGCGTCACGCTGGCCGATTTAGTGCCGTTTTGTCCTTTCATCAGCGAATATGAGGACGACGTAAGGGTCACGTCAGAGGTCGGCATCAAGTATTCGGGCTATGTCAAAAGGGAGCTCGACCGGGTCTCCAAGCATCGTCGATTGGAGGGCAAGAGGCTGCCGGACGACCTTGACTACCATCAATTAAGTGGGTTATCCTTTGAAGCAAGAGAGAGGCTGAATCGCGTAAGCCCGCGTTCGCTCGGCCAGGCCGCCCGGGTTTCAGGCGTGTCTCCCGCGGACATATCCCTGCTCATGGTGCATCTTGAGCGCATCAATACAGATGATGACACTAGACCTTGA
- a CDS encoding AAA family ATPase, translating to MVVANQKGGVGKTTTSINLAAYLALSGYKTLLIDLDPQGNATSGLGIDPNALETCVYEVLMKRAEIDAIIRPAGIEHLYLAPSCFRLVGAQVELVNVMSRETRMREIVSSLKGKFSYVIIDCPPSLGLLTVNALTAAEELVIPVQCEYFALEGLTQLLESINEVKKYLNPDLKLAGLLLTMFDARTKIAQEVVAEVRTHFPGQVYMTVIPRSVRLSEAPSFGQPIANYDALSRGAVAYKELAEEVMRHG from the coding sequence ATTGTAGTCGCCAACCAAAAAGGCGGCGTCGGCAAGACGACAACATCCATCAATCTGGCGGCCTACCTGGCCTTAAGCGGTTATAAAACATTGTTGATAGATCTCGATCCCCAAGGCAACGCAACCAGCGGGCTGGGGATCGATCCGAATGCGCTGGAGACCTGCGTATACGAAGTGCTCATGAAAAGGGCGGAAATCGACGCGATCATCCGGCCGGCGGGTATCGAGCACCTGTATTTGGCCCCGTCGTGTTTCCGACTGGTCGGCGCCCAAGTTGAACTAGTCAACGTCATGAGCCGAGAGACTCGTATGCGCGAGATAGTTTCCTCTCTGAAAGGCAAATTCAGCTATGTCATCATAGATTGCCCGCCTAGTCTAGGTCTTTTGACGGTCAACGCGTTGACGGCGGCGGAAGAGCTGGTCATTCCGGTGCAATGCGAATACTTCGCGCTGGAGGGCTTAACGCAGTTGCTTGAGAGCATAAACGAGGTCAAGAAATACCTGAATCCGGACCTCAAGTTGGCCGGATTGCTGTTGACGATGTTTGACGCCAGAACAAAGATCGCCCAAGAGGTGGTGGCGGAAGTGCGAACCCACTTCCCCGGGCAGGTCTATATGACGGTTATCCCGAGAAGCGTGCGGTTAAGCGAGGCCCCCAGTTTCGGGCAGCCGATCGCGAACTACGACGCGCTGTCGCGAGGAGCCGTTGCCTATAAGGAGTTAGCGGAGGAAGTGATGAGACATGGCTAA